One region of Chryseobacterium sp. C-71 genomic DNA includes:
- a CDS encoding cysteine desulfurase family protein, which produces MNKIYLDNAATTPLSEEVIDAMVETMKMNFGNPSSTHSFGQDAKILIENVRRQVAEYLHVSPAEIIFTSCGTESNNMIIKSSVSHLGVERIISSPLEHKCVSESILDMKNRKGVEVAYIRPNEKGDIDLNKLEELLKASDKKTLVSLMHANNEIGNIVDIKKIAELCKANNALFHSDTVQTMAHMNLDLSDIPVDFASCSAHKFHGPKGIGFAFIRKSSGLKGIITGGPQERSLRAGTENVSGIAGLGKALELSLNNMDAYTQHMQNIKKYTIDRVSEAIPGIKFNGRSSEAENSLYTVVSLLLPYKNPLIGLQLDMKGIAVSQGSACSSGASKPSMVMMMVLSEDEMDDCTPLRVSFSHMTTKEDIDTFVDALAEISKDLIIENTNVEHR; this is translated from the coding sequence ATGAATAAAATATATTTAGATAACGCTGCCACAACGCCGCTTTCAGAAGAAGTTATCGATGCCATGGTAGAAACCATGAAGATGAATTTTGGGAATCCGTCTTCAACACATAGTTTCGGACAAGATGCTAAGATTTTAATCGAAAATGTAAGGAGGCAGGTTGCAGAATATCTTCACGTGAGTCCGGCAGAGATTATTTTTACGTCTTGCGGAACAGAATCCAACAATATGATCATCAAATCAAGTGTTTCACATTTGGGAGTTGAGAGAATTATCAGTTCGCCTTTGGAGCATAAATGTGTTTCTGAGAGTATTTTAGATATGAAAAATAGGAAAGGTGTTGAGGTTGCTTACATTCGTCCGAATGAAAAGGGAGATATTGATTTAAATAAACTGGAAGAATTGCTAAAAGCTTCTGATAAAAAAACTTTGGTAAGTTTGATGCATGCTAATAACGAAATCGGAAACATTGTAGATATCAAAAAAATTGCGGAATTGTGTAAAGCAAATAATGCATTATTTCATTCTGATACGGTGCAGACAATGGCTCATATGAATTTAGATTTGTCTGATATTCCTGTTGATTTTGCTTCTTGCAGTGCACATAAATTTCACGGTCCGAAAGGAATTGGTTTTGCTTTCATAAGAAAATCGAGCGGATTAAAAGGAATTATCACTGGCGGTCCTCAGGAAAGAAGTTTGAGAGCAGGTACAGAAAATGTGAGTGGTATTGCAGGTTTAGGAAAAGCGTTAGAGCTTTCACTTAACAACATGGATGCATATACACAGCACATGCAGAATATTAAAAAATACACTATCGATAGAGTTTCTGAAGCGATTCCGGGAATTAAATTTAATGGGAGAAGCTCTGAAGCTGAAAATAGTTTGTATACGGTGGTAAGCCTTTTATTACCTTATAAAAACCCTTTAATCGGTTTGCAGTTGGATATGAAGGGGATTGCTGTTTCTCAGGGCAGCGCATGCTCGTCTGGTGCTTCAAAACCATCAATGGTAATGATGATGGTGCTTTCTGAAGACGAAATGGATGATTGCACACCTTTACGTGTTTCATTCAGTCACATGACAACAAAAGAAGATATTGATACTTTTGTGGATGCTTTAGCAGAAATTTCGAAAGATTTAATCATAGAAAATACAAATGTTGAGCATAGATAA
- the trxA gene encoding thioredoxin, translating to MALEITDSSFQETVLKSDKPVLVDFWAVWCGPCRTLGPIIEEVAADFEGKAVVGKVDVDNNQEISMQYGIRNIPTVLIFKNGEVVDKLVGVTPKEIIAEKLSAHL from the coding sequence ATGGCTTTAGAAATTACGGACAGCTCGTTCCAGGAAACAGTTTTGAAATCTGATAAACCAGTATTGGTAGACTTTTGGGCAGTATGGTGCGGACCGTGCAGAACTTTGGGACCAATCATCGAAGAAGTAGCAGCAGATTTTGAAGGAAAAGCTGTGGTAGGAAAAGTAGATGTAGATAACAATCAGGAAATTTCTATGCAGTACGGAATCAGAAATATCCCTACAGTTCTTATTTTTAAGAATGGTGAAGTAGTTGATAAATTGGTTGGTGTAACTCCAAAAGAGATCATCGCTGAGAAATTGAGCGCACACTTATAA